A window from Oscillospiraceae bacterium encodes these proteins:
- a CDS encoding S-layer homology domain-containing protein, with protein MKKILSLVIVFTLILSSFPFALTYGAGYETPDSFAEMEGVLRAFKIIDEEFTVSKRELTRAEFTAMIIKAAGLGDFVGSVTDGYSFSDVPSDHIYFPYIKMAKEKGLSLGYSDGSFKPEDTVTFMEAIVYMIRLLGYTDVAEANNGYPGGYFFTASNIGLLKNINIATETVVTDEIAINLIFNALNTNILGQEYYSKDGTSVSLVEGEPLMYQSFKARKVTGVVDEIDLSALVGPNDLNPYSISVGGVNIDIGKLMPNDLLGYNVNAYYVEGETKNVLKFICEQWGRNSIEEVDIIDITSISDYKVRYTNEKGKAVELKYERGAAIIYNGVSTKSAFNMAILNDLGGNKLDGKVRLLDNDADGIADVVYIDAYEEIVVGKKASDTSTIYDKKNPSKKEVLDNTVNDPYTIIYNEQGEEITFGKIKEGATVAIYKSKPDAYQGYIRAYVSENTVTGTLMTLNDDGVTKTVEIDGSLYDLTVYGAKYFDSTLMGRQVRALVNKFGKITLIEKAQSSSEKWGMVKTIIDPKGDISYARFVILTEDGTMKEFYPAKNLKVDGRSPYYKLDYESDITAVKAILESASKKTESRPQGSKRYNTMVRYRLNSDGKINMIDTVLNSLGAQATKNTMQPDDVLFIQKSEDNATCVVTGQIRMIGSRIAFDAVTPVFLYPISANDDSYGVTVSGNVFSNGLKYNVDANRHTMFAYYIDKESTLPDLFIHPSVGIGAYQTASSGFMTMVKKVTSTVDEEGQPKVKLYALTNNIAETFLCDPDLTSTGEISVKAKDLKPGDILYLAISSYDNSIESFQIRYLVSTDKVYNNIAYKNDNTTNRSQFATLVYPYKANNEGMQYVVSYDGIPVDDNGTLVKYKISDIENVYNGVSGGTVAGYRSLNFNDRLPITVYDSSKKGDNMVYAGGINDIVTYTEAGADLTKVVVHTYNYVYHLPRAIFVIK; from the coding sequence ATGAAAAAAATATTATCTTTAGTAATTGTATTTACTTTAATTTTAAGTAGTTTCCCATTTGCCTTAACCTATGGTGCAGGTTATGAAACTCCTGATAGTTTTGCTGAAATGGAAGGCGTTTTAAGAGCGTTTAAAATTATTGACGAAGAATTTACTGTTTCAAAAAGAGAATTAACAAGAGCCGAATTTACAGCAATGATAATAAAAGCGGCGGGACTTGGCGATTTTGTTGGAAGTGTTACGGATGGATATTCATTTTCTGATGTACCGAGTGACCACATCTATTTTCCATATATAAAAATGGCAAAAGAAAAAGGTTTGTCACTTGGATATTCGGACGGTTCTTTTAAACCTGAAGATACTGTTACCTTTATGGAAGCAATAGTATATATGATAAGACTGTTAGGATATACCGATGTGGCAGAAGCAAATAACGGATATCCCGGAGGATATTTCTTTACCGCATCAAATATCGGACTTTTAAAGAATATAAACATTGCAACTGAAACAGTTGTTACTGATGAAATAGCAATAAACTTAATATTCAATGCATTAAATACCAATATTTTAGGACAAGAGTACTATTCAAAAGACGGAACAAGCGTTAGCCTTGTTGAAGGCGAACCTTTAATGTATCAAAGCTTTAAAGCAAGAAAAGTTACAGGCGTTGTTGACGAAATTGACTTATCAGCTCTTGTTGGCCCTAATGATTTAAATCCTTATTCAATTTCAGTAGGCGGAGTTAATATCGATATCGGTAAACTTATGCCAAATGATTTGTTAGGATATAATGTTAATGCTTACTATGTAGAAGGAGAAACAAAAAATGTTCTTAAATTCATCTGTGAGCAGTGGGGAAGAAATTCAATTGAAGAAGTAGATATAATAGATATTACATCAATTTCTGACTATAAAGTAAGATATACAAATGAAAAAGGAAAAGCAGTAGAGTTAAAATATGAAAGAGGCGCAGCTATAATCTATAACGGCGTTTCTACAAAATCTGCTTTTAATATGGCAATACTTAACGATTTAGGCGGCAACAAGTTAGACGGTAAAGTAAGGCTATTAGATAATGATGCAGATGGTATTGCCGATGTAGTATATATAGATGCTTACGAAGAAATCGTAGTAGGTAAAAAAGCAAGTGACACCAGTACTATTTATGATAAAAAGAATCCTTCTAAAAAAGAAGTTCTTGATAACACAGTAAATGACCCATATACCATTATCTATAATGAACAGGGCGAAGAAATCACTTTTGGTAAAATAAAAGAAGGAGCAACTGTTGCTATCTATAAATCAAAACCTGATGCATATCAGGGATATATAAGAGCCTATGTTTCTGAAAACACAGTAACAGGTACACTTATGACTCTTAATGATGATGGTGTTACAAAAACTGTTGAAATTGACGGTAGCTTATATGACTTAACAGTTTATGGTGCTAAATATTTTGATTCTACCCTTATGGGAAGACAGGTCAGAGCCCTTGTAAACAAATTCGGTAAAATAACCTTAATCGAAAAAGCACAATCTTCAAGCGAAAAATGGGGTATGGTAAAAACAATAATTGACCCTAAAGGCGATATATCTTATGCTCGATTTGTTATATTAACTGAAGATGGCACAATGAAGGAATTTTATCCTGCAAAAAATCTTAAGGTTGATGGCAGAAGTCCGTATTATAAACTTGATTACGAAAGTGATATAACAGCTGTTAAAGCAATTTTAGAAAGTGCATCAAAGAAAACCGAATCAAGACCGCAGGGAAGCAAAAGATATAACACAATGGTAAGATACCGCTTAAACTCTGACGGCAAAATCAATATGATTGATACAGTTTTAAACAGTCTGGGTGCACAGGCTACAAAAAATACAATGCAGCCTGACGATGTTTTATTTATCCAGAAATCAGAAGATAACGCAACCTGCGTTGTAACAGGTCAGATTCGTATGATAGGCTCAAGAATAGCATTTGATGCTGTGACACCTGTATTCTTATATCCTATTTCTGCAAATGATGACAGTTACGGTGTAACCGTTTCAGGAAATGTATTTTCAAATGGTTTAAAATATAATGTTGATGCAAACCGTCACACAATGTTTGCTTATTATATAGATAAAGAAAGCACATTGCCTGACTTATTTATTCATCCGTCAGTAGGTATCGGTGCATATCAGACTGCAAGTTCAGGATTTATGACAATGGTTAAAAAAGTAACCAGCACAGTTGACGAAGAAGGTCAGCCAAAAGTTAAATTATATGCACTTACAAATAATATTGCAGAAACTTTCCTTTGCGACCCTGACCTTACAAGTACCGGTGAAATATCAGTTAAAGCAAAAGATTTAAAACCGGGGGATATTTTGTATCTTGCAATAAGCAGTTACGATAATTCAATCGAATCCTTCCAGATAAGATATTTAGTATCAACCGATAAAGTATATAATAACATTGCATATAAAAATGATAATACAACCAACAGAAGCCAGTTTGCAACTTTGGTTTATCCGTATAAAGCAAATAATGAAGGTATGCAGTATGTAGTTTCCTATGACGGAATTCCTGTAGATGACAACGGAACACTTGTAAAATACAAGATTTCCGATATAGAAAATGTTTACAACGGTGTGTCAGGGGGAACTGTAGCGGGTTACCGTTCTTTAAACTTTAATGACAGACTTCCTATAACAGTTTATGATTCATCTAAAAAAGGCGATAATATGGTCTATGCAGGCGGTATAAATGATATTGTAACATATACTGAAGCAGGTGCAGACTTAACAAAAGTTGTAGTTCATACTTATAACTATGTATATCACCTTCCAAGAGCAATCTTTGTTATTAAATAA
- a CDS encoding extracellular solute-binding protein, with the protein MRKMKKLLALALSLVMATSLMAGCAKNDGGADVAKMTKEEIKLFEEKAGGLKLPFDKKGTKISIMVDSSNVGLTDSVIVKELSRRTGASIEIVAIPTASLKEKSKILMAGGIDEMPDIFKGGFTMQEINDYGVQGAFAAVDDHLDEMPNFKYIFIDNAKEMGTETVNKAWRASDGKLYQIPSYGVNRDVNHGMLYRKDIFDKHGIKMWNNPEEFYQVLKQLKELYPSSAPLVTKSGITILNQLGASWGVQQWPGMSYDEKTGIWNYSSMRPEFKEFLDYMKKLYDEKLLDEEFITSTQPSWTAKMTQADKAFVTYDWIGRLDQLKEQTAQTVPEYDLRYGNPVGPTQKVITISPVGGAIMVTNNENKKLSFKILDYLLSEGGAELTTCGIEGVTFNWNEDKTKAEYLGFEEGKAIGITDLEAKYGLFVSVLARRYDKRCVYFNYTEKEQEAQDIMNAKTDGFLPQQPLLTYTEEEAKIVEKYDLNLRKIGEEFAAKYILSKKGSEPSWDKFLADMKAAGADEVLKAQNAAQKRYDAM; encoded by the coding sequence ATGAGAAAAATGAAAAAATTATTAGCATTAGCATTAAGTTTAGTTATGGCTACATCTTTGATGGCAGGTTGTGCTAAAAACGATGGCGGAGCCGATGTTGCAAAGATGACCAAAGAAGAAATTAAACTCTTTGAAGAAAAAGCAGGTGGCTTAAAACTTCCTTTTGATAAGAAAGGTACAAAAATTTCAATAATGGTAGATTCCTCTAATGTTGGGCTTACCGATTCTGTAATCGTAAAAGAACTTTCAAGAAGAACAGGGGCTAGTATAGAAATCGTTGCTATCCCGACAGCAAGCCTTAAAGAAAAATCAAAAATCTTAATGGCAGGCGGTATTGATGAAATGCCTGATATATTTAAAGGCGGATTTACAATGCAGGAAATCAATGATTATGGTGTTCAGGGAGCATTCGCTGCAGTTGATGACCACTTAGATGAAATGCCAAACTTCAAATACATATTCATTGATAATGCCAAAGAAATGGGTACTGAAACAGTAAACAAAGCATGGAGAGCGTCTGACGGTAAATTATATCAGATTCCATCTTACGGAGTTAACCGTGATGTAAACCATGGTATGTTATACAGAAAAGATATATTTGATAAGCACGGAATAAAAATGTGGAACAACCCTGAAGAATTTTATCAGGTTTTAAAACAGTTAAAAGAATTATATCCATCTTCAGCACCGCTTGTAACAAAATCAGGCATAACCATTTTAAATCAACTTGGAGCAAGTTGGGGTGTTCAGCAGTGGCCTGGTATGAGCTACGATGAAAAAACAGGCATTTGGAATTATTCTTCAATGAGACCTGAATTTAAAGAATTCCTTGACTATATGAAAAAATTATACGATGAAAAATTACTTGATGAAGAATTTATAACATCAACTCAACCGTCATGGACTGCAAAAATGACACAGGCAGACAAAGCATTCGTAACTTATGACTGGATAGGAAGACTTGATCAACTAAAAGAACAAACTGCTCAGACTGTCCCTGAATATGACTTAAGATATGGTAATCCTGTAGGCCCGACTCAGAAAGTTATAACAATCTCTCCTGTAGGCGGAGCAATAATGGTAACCAATAATGAAAATAAAAAATTATCATTTAAAATATTAGACTATCTTCTATCTGAAGGCGGTGCCGAACTTACAACATGCGGTATCGAGGGCGTAACATTTAACTGGAACGAAGATAAAACAAAAGCAGAATATTTAGGCTTTGAAGAAGGTAAAGCAATCGGTATTACAGACTTGGAAGCAAAATACGGATTATTTGTATCAGTTCTTGCAAGAAGATACGATAAAAGATGCGTTTACTTTAATTATACCGAAAAAGAACAGGAAGCTCAGGACATAATGAACGCAAAAACTGATGGTTTCTTACCTCAACAACCACTTCTTACATATACAGAAGAAGAAGCAAAAATCGTAGAAAAATATGACCTAAACTTAAGAAAAATCGGCGAAGAATTTGCCGCAAAATATATTTTATCTAAAAAAGGCAGCGAGCCTTCATGGGATAAATTCTTAGCTGATATGAAAGCAGCAGGTGCTGACGAAGTATTAAAAGCACAAAACGCAGCACAAAAAAGATATGACGCTATGTAA
- a CDS encoding S-layer homology domain-containing protein yields MKKYLSLILVFAFMLSMIPMSVSADVTDAELKSVTVTGATLIPSLTSGTYTYDIIVDDKEALLPQLNYTLNDNTASYQVLKSADYLGDYTLVKVTDGHTENTYKFTFREPYEVSVDKGFSQPVSAITKVNPSSGDSAWTTTSWFPLNKNSTGISTSSWTSLPLIRFDLSSVTGDTNGKFTLTVKFYNKRNYAGKVQLRELTTLNDTWTGTTATFNNTLNGISNPVGAEVIDTVSASALATNGTLVFDVSDFVRTKLAQGKKVLTFTLDVPDDNVDDLIAVIQTNLSTSGAVIDYYPVVKSSVATLKSVEIKDALVLDNFSETKYEYNIGVKEGQTPSFKYILNNSHANAVVTTEDNVTKIKVTAQDGVTTKVYKFNHKTYEEMGVSETAEVEVKNATLTKNNTTVELKLDFNNLNVNKKKLTFVTLTKKDGVLVGSSVNSVTKEYATGSYNDELCATVTLPNDINGVTVEAYIYDTTDTNNKKAVYEKVVFGGEYAHTPVISDTDKSIVLTADDSKPGNVIVYGKGTPNQYVTFFVAHPNKTLSQFSIAELNVNAAVIDMAKANSDGIWEKSVTFPDVAGNYVAYLDAQTLSESFLHASFSQKKIEIEKVYEEIYKDQDKETAVANIKLQLGMKDDNNITDLILGIDTSCFDTLKEEDVIETLYGLIKEAYSVKPTVSNDDDVTKFVEAYNKSVIIAKLNNGTSISVSDLILTFAFSDSAFLTTLLSKINPASHQVVSDAVVNGAISNAKITNVSDLDDRIRRAILFTSINYPENPSGTQDIIDTYGAYLTLDMSNYNNVLDKANLVSELVNKGPFASIGILSTELNNLSIAYLNAVILPPPPVGGVGGGTARPSSPVITPAQGTGVTGQGALHIDDLKTEQGKYFGDVETDHWAYQPTKYLNEKGILKGMDNGNFEPNRSIKREEFAKILVLAFNLQAKDEDKLFTDVSDTEWYYEYVKIAAQNGIINGIGDGVFGVSVELSRQDIAVMIARVLNKNEASEEIFNDDSEISSYAKDAVYTLKNLGVLYGTGNGNFEPKRSVTRAECAKIVYELIKE; encoded by the coding sequence ATGAAAAAATACCTATCACTTATTTTAGTTTTTGCATTTATGTTATCTATGATACCAATGAGTGTATCAGCAGATGTAACAGATGCAGAACTAAAAAGTGTAACGGTAACGGGAGCAACTTTAATCCCATCTTTAACATCGGGCACATATACCTATGATATTATAGTAGATGATAAAGAAGCCTTGTTACCACAACTTAATTACACACTTAATGATAACACAGCAAGTTATCAAGTGTTAAAGTCAGCAGACTATTTAGGTGACTACACTTTAGTAAAAGTAACGGACGGGCACACTGAAAATACATATAAATTCACTTTCCGTGAACCTTATGAAGTAAGTGTTGATAAAGGATTTTCACAGCCGGTTTCAGCAATCACTAAGGTTAATCCGTCAAGCGGTGATTCTGCGTGGACAACTACTTCGTGGTTTCCGCTTAACAAAAACAGTACAGGTATAAGCACAAGTTCATGGACATCTTTACCTTTAATCCGATTTGATTTATCTTCTGTAACAGGTGATACAAACGGTAAATTTACATTAACTGTTAAATTCTATAACAAACGTAACTATGCAGGAAAAGTGCAGTTAAGAGAACTTACTACTTTAAATGATACATGGACAGGAACAACAGCAACTTTTAATAATACTTTAAACGGTATTTCTAATCCTGTAGGAGCCGAAGTTATTGATACTGTTAGTGCATCAGCTCTTGCAACTAACGGGACATTGGTATTTGATGTTTCCGATTTTGTAAGAACAAAACTTGCACAGGGGAAAAAAGTACTTACCTTTACACTTGATGTTCCTGATGATAATGTGGATGATTTGATTGCTGTTATTCAGACAAATTTATCAACATCAGGTGCTGTAATAGATTACTATCCTGTAGTAAAAAGTTCTGTTGCAACATTAAAATCAGTAGAAATTAAAGATGCATTAGTGCTTGATAACTTTTCTGAAACCAAATATGAATATAATATTGGGGTTAAAGAAGGGCAAACACCTTCATTTAAATATATCTTAAATAACAGCCATGCAAATGCAGTTGTAACAACTGAAGATAATGTAACAAAAATTAAAGTAACTGCACAGGACGGCGTAACGACTAAGGTATATAAATTTAACCATAAAACTTATGAAGAAATGGGTGTTTCCGAAACTGCTGAGGTCGAAGTTAAAAATGCAACTCTTACAAAAAATAACACAACAGTTGAGTTAAAACTAGATTTTAACAATTTAAATGTAAATAAGAAAAAATTAACATTTGTAACTCTTACTAAAAAAGACGGAGTTTTAGTAGGAAGTTCAGTAAATTCTGTAACTAAAGAATATGCAACAGGCTCATATAATGATGAGCTTTGTGCAACTGTTACATTACCAAACGATATAAATGGTGTAACTGTAGAAGCATATATCTATGATACAACTGATACAAATAACAAAAAAGCAGTATATGAAAAAGTGGTATTTGGGGGAGAATATGCTCACACACCTGTAATTTCAGATACTGATAAATCGATTGTACTTACGGCAGACGATTCAAAGCCGGGCAATGTTATAGTTTACGGTAAAGGCACACCAAACCAATATGTAACATTCTTTGTGGCACATCCAAATAAAACACTTTCTCAATTTAGCATAGCAGAACTAAATGTTAATGCAGCAGTAATTGATATGGCAAAAGCGAATAGCGATGGTATCTGGGAAAAGAGTGTAACATTCCCTGATGTTGCTGGAAATTATGTTGCATACCTTGATGCACAAACTCTAAGTGAATCATTCTTACATGCATCTTTTTCACAAAAGAAAATAGAAATTGAAAAAGTATATGAAGAAATCTATAAAGACCAGGATAAAGAAACTGCAGTTGCAAATATTAAACTTCAGCTTGGTATGAAGGATGATAACAATATAACAGATTTAATTCTTGGTATAGATACATCTTGCTTTGATACTTTAAAAGAAGAAGATGTTATAGAAACTTTATATGGTCTTATAAAAGAAGCGTACAGTGTAAAACCAACAGTATCAAATGATGATGATGTTACTAAATTTGTTGAAGCATATAATAAATCAGTTATTATAGCAAAATTAAATAATGGTACTTCAATTTCGGTTTCAGACCTTATTTTGACATTTGCATTCTCTGATTCTGCATTCCTTACAACTTTATTATCAAAAATTAACCCTGCATCACATCAGGTAGTTTCAGATGCAGTTGTAAACGGTGCAATATCAAATGCAAAGATTACAAATGTATCCGATTTAGATGACCGTATAAGAAGAGCGATATTATTTACATCTATAAACTATCCTGAAAATCCTTCGGGAACACAAGATATAATTGATACATACGGTGCATATTTAACACTTGATATGTCAAATTACAATAATGTTTTGGATAAAGCTAACCTTGTTTCAGAGCTTGTAAATAAAGGTCCATTTGCAAGTATAGGTATTTTAAGTACTGAACTTAATAATTTATCAATTGCCTACTTAAATGCAGTGATACTTCCTCCTCCACCAGTTGGCGGAGTTGGCGGCGGAACTGCAAGACCATCAAGCCCTGTTATAACCCCTGCACAAGGGACAGGCGTAACAGGTCAGGGAGCATTACATATAGACGATTTAAAAACAGAACAAGGTAAATATTTTGGTGATGTTGAAACTGACCACTGGGCTTATCAACCAACAAAATATTTAAATGAAAAAGGCATATTAAAAGGAATGGATAACGGCAACTTTGAGCCAAACCGTTCTATAAAAAGAGAAGAATTTGCAAAAATCTTAGTTTTAGCATTTAACTTACAGGCTAAAGATGAAGATAAATTATTTACTGATGTATCTGATACCGAATGGTACTATGAATATGTAAAAATCGCAGCCCAGAACGGTATTATAAATGGCATTGGCGATGGAGTATTTGGTGTTAGTGTTGAACTTTCAAGACAGGATATAGCAGTAATGATAGCAAGAGTATTAAATAAAAATGAAGCATCGGAAGAAATCTTTAATGATGACAGTGAAATTTCTTCTTACGCAAAAGACGCAGTATATACACTTAAAAACTTAGGTGTCCTATACGGAACAGGAAATGGCAATTTTGAACCAAAACGTTCTGTAACAAGAGCCGAATGTGCAAAAATTGTATATGAACTTATTAAGGAATAG
- a CDS encoding helix-turn-helix transcriptional regulator: MNKKNFDIIAGKEINVIKPSYTGWQNWINEREPHNYGHLDFITSGQIKITIDDKTYTVGKNQILAIPKNKYYYSKVWGDYSYFSFIFDYETGSKDTDFPFPVCFETENIQYFLDKYKSAYNLNIIKPYGYKIKTREIFYDVLNKICEENYNKTFFNSGCYSIRKSIEFIDKNYTNPDLTLQQVADISSITDTHFRRIFKSFYGMTPVTYINKLRLSKAKTLLANTNLSIEQISLKCGFNEYSYFTRLFKKQFGQTPTNYREENKKI; this comes from the coding sequence ATGAACAAAAAGAACTTCGACATAATAGCAGGAAAAGAGATAAATGTTATAAAGCCTTCATATACAGGCTGGCAGAACTGGATAAATGAAAGAGAACCCCATAATTATGGGCATTTAGACTTTATCACTTCAGGACAAATTAAAATTACAATAGATGATAAGACATACACTGTAGGAAAAAATCAGATACTTGCTATTCCTAAGAACAAGTATTACTATTCTAAAGTGTGGGGAGATTATTCGTATTTTTCTTTTATTTTTGATTATGAAACAGGCAGTAAAGATACTGATTTCCCGTTCCCCGTTTGTTTTGAAACGGAAAATATTCAGTATTTTTTAGACAAATACAAAAGTGCGTACAATCTTAACATTATAAAACCATACGGCTACAAGATTAAAACAAGAGAGATTTTTTATGATGTTTTAAATAAAATATGTGAAGAAAATTATAATAAAACGTTTTTTAACAGCGGCTGTTATTCAATCAGAAAAAGCATTGAATTTATAGATAAAAATTATACTAATCCTGACCTTACATTGCAACAGGTTGCTGATATATCAAGTATTACAGACACTCATTTTCGAAGAATTTTCAAAAGTTTTTACGGAATGACTCCTGTAACATACATCAATAAATTACGTTTAAGCAAAGCCAAAACTTTACTTGCCAACACTAATTTATCAATTGAGCAAATTTCATTAAAATGCGGATTTAACGAATACTCATATTTTACAAGACTTTTCAAAAAACAATTCGGGCAGACTCCAACAAATTATCGTGAAGAAAACAAAAAAATATAA